The Theileria annulata chromosome 3, complete sequence, *** SEQUENCING IN PROGRESS *** genome has a segment encoding these proteins:
- a CDS encoding uncharacterized protein (1 probable transmembrane helix predicted for TA17960 by TMHMM2.0 at aa 256-278) produces the protein MKVTTTTSNVLKSESPRQEQKSDPGSLVKTYDIDEYMRSLSFLDEGSNDWVDEGGVSNLQLDPEFKDMLKEKFWRTWYHLKHVQAGPFAVYNNPTPIDVNGLFPAQAGDAVVQQNVQPQAGVISPGAMGTEGALIAAGAMAPGSYLPNQVQMVPGAGPVTVTPQVAPAPVGDKTNHVDELNNSLNTKAIPTDLSVGTSPSSDPNTPPLANVPVVNVIGGKTISAPGVIPSEVMERHPLFDSVNLAPNDYFRINVENVGRSIIVISIVLFLILILVYRIKTKKKTKKKR, from the coding sequence ATGAAAGTCACAACAACTACGTCTAACGTTCTGAAGAGCGAATCCCCCAGACAAGAACAAAAATCGGATCCTGGGAGCTTAGTAAAAACATATGATATAGATGAATATATGAGGAGTTTGTCTTTTCTTGATGAAGGAAGTAATGATTGGGTTGATGAAGGAGGAGTCTCCAATCTGCAATTAGACCCTGAATTTAAAGATATGCTCAAAGAAAAGTTCTGGAGAACTTGGTATCATCTCAAACACGTTCAAGCAGGTCCATTCGCTGTATACAACAACCCAACTCCAATAGATGTTAACGGGTTATTCCCAGCCCAAGCGGGTGATGCTGTGGTCCAACAAAATGTCCAACCTCAAGCGGGGGTTATTTCACCTGGAGCCATGGGAACTGAAGGAGCATTGATAGCAGCGGGAGCTATGGCACCAGGTAGTTATTTACCCAATCAGGTCCAAATGGTCCCAGGTGCAGGACCTGTAACAGTAACTCCTCAAGTAGCTCCTGCACCAGTAGGAGACAAAACCAACCATGTTGACGAATTGAACAACTCGTTGAATACTAAAGCTATACCAACTGACTTATCAGTTGGTACATCCCCAAGTTCTGATCCTAATACTCCACCACTGGCAAATGTTCCAGTTGTAAATGTAATAGGAGGAAAGACTATAAGTGCGCCTGGAGTGATTCCAAGTGAAGTAATGGAAAGACACCCTTTATTCGACAGTGTAAATCTTGCTCCAAACGACTACTTCAGGATCAATGTCGAAAACGTTGGAAGAAGTATAATTGTCATTTCAATTGTTTTGTTTCTAATCTTGATACTTGtatatagaattaaaaCGAAAAAAAAGACGAAAAAGAAGAGATGA
- a CDS encoding t-complex protein beta subunit, putative, whose product MALANDYAEITPEILKGGAQEDRGETARMQYFIGSIAVGDLLKSTLGPKGMDKLLQPMNLEGPGGGMNVVTNDGATILKSVWLNNPAARVLVDVSMQQDAQCGDGTTGVVVLASELLRAAEKLIDQKIHPQTICLGFRKALKVARDRLDQIKFSRILDPEKFEEDLLNIARTTLSSKLLRVEKDHFAKLAVNALLRMHKNLDKDSQDASSHLNLSLIQIIKKPGGTLKDSYLEDGFVLEKRIGVGQPKRMTDCRILVANTPMDTDKVKIYGVKVNVDSFEAVSALEQSERDKMKKKVNKILAHKCNVFINRQLIYNYPDQLFKEAGVMAIEHSDFDGMERLAACLDAEIVSTFDTPEKVKLGRCDLIEEVIIGEDKLIRFSGCARGGACTIILRGASTHVLDEAERSLHDALAVLSETLNDGRIVCGGGCAELEMAHYVEEYAKTIAGKESLAVEAFAHALRTLPGYILSNGGFDSADVVCNLRAEHSKGNVTAGIDIDKGGVGDMMDLGVFESYKSKLSQICLATEAAESIVRVDDIIKCEPRQRSPGV is encoded by the coding sequence atggcCCTGGCTAATGATTACGCGGAGATAACCCCCGAGATTCTTAAGGGAGGCGCCCAGGAGGATCGCGGCGAGACTGCCAGAATGCAGTATTTTATCGGATCTATTGCCGTAGGAGACCTGTTAAAATCTACTTTGGGACCTAAAGGTATGGACAAGCTCCTGCAGCCAATGAATCTTGAAGGTCCAGGCGGTGGTATGAATGTAGTAACTAACGATGGAGCAACGATTTTGAAGTCAGTTTGGTTAAACAACCCAGCAGCCAGAGTTTTAGTGGATGTGTCAATGCAACAAGATGCCCAGTGTGGAGATGGTACCACAGGAGTGGTCGTTTTAGCCTCCGAACTCCTTAGGGCAGCTGAAAAGCTCATAGATCAAAAAATCCACCCACAAACAATTTGTTTGGGTTTTAGAAAGGCACTGAAAGTTGCGAGAGATAGACTGGATCAGATAAAGTTTTCGAGAATACTGGATCCGGAAAAGTTTGAGGAGGATCTGCTCAACATTGCAAGAACTACCCTATCATCAAAACTACTTCGGGTTGAAAAGGACCACTTTGCAAAGTTGGCTGTGAACGCACTTCTTAGGATGCACAAGAATCTGGACAAGGATAGTCAGGACGCCTCTTCCCACCTGAATTTGTCTCTAATTCAGATAATTAAGAAGCCTGGCGGAACCTTGAAGGATTCATACCTGGAGGACGGATTCGTACTTGAAAAGAGAATTGGAGTTGGACAACCAAAGAGAATGACTGATTGCAGAATTCTAGTTGCAAACACACCAATGGATACAGACAAGGTCAAGATTTACGGAGTCAAAGTCAATGTAGACTCATTTGAGGCAGTAAGCGCCCTTGAACAAAGTGAGCGCGACAAGATGAAGAAAAAGGTCAATAAAATACTCGCACATAAATGCAATGTCTTTATTAACAGGCAATTGATTTACAACTACCCAGACCAGCTTTTTAAGGAGGCTGGAGTTATGGCCATAGAGCACTCAGACTTTGATGGAATGGAGAGACTTGCAGCCTGTTTAGATGCTGAAATAGTTTCAACCTTCGATACTCCAGAAAAGGTTAAACTCGGCAGGTGTGACCTTATTGAGGAGGTCATTATCGGAGAGGACAAGCTCATTAGGTTTTCTGGGTGCGCAAGAGGAGGGGCCTGTACCATAATTTTGAGGGGAGCTTCGACTCACGTACTCGACGAGGCTGAGAGGTCGCTCCACGACGCTCTTGCAGTTCTGAGCGAGACTCTAAATGATGGTAGGATTGTCTGCGGAGGAGGTTGTGCCGAACTAGAAATGGCACACTACGTAGAAGAGTACGCAAAAACAATTGCTGGAAAGGAAAGTCTGGCTGTTGAGGCCTTTGCCCATGCACTCAGAACACTCCCCGGATATATACTAAGCAACGGCGGCTTCGACAGCGCTGATGTAGTCTGCAACCTCAGAGCTGAGCATTCTAAGGGAAATGTTACTGCCGGTATCGATATTGACAAAGGAGGAGTAGGTGACATGATGGATTTGGGTGTTTTTGAAAGTTACAAATCCAAGCTCTCGCAGATTTGTCTTGCAACAGAAGCTGCTGAATCAATTGTAAGAGTGGATGACATAATCAAATGTGAACCCAGACAACGTTCTCCCGGTGTGTAA
- a CDS encoding u6 snrna-associated sm-like protein, putative has protein sequence MTTPSKSFRDVKSVINLNKHLNKEVYVKFSGGREVKGVLRGHDAMSNLVLDDTVEFLKDSSDSSKLTGEKRNLGLLVARGTSVSLYL, from the exons atgACTACACCGAGTAAATCTTTCAGAGATGTAAAAAGcgttattaatttaaataaacatttaaaCAAAGAAGTTTATGTTAAGTTTAGTGGAGGCCGAGAAG TCAAAGGAGTTCTTAGAGGCCACGACGCCATGTCGAATTTGGTCTTGGATGACACTGTGGAATTTCTGAAGG attCCTCTGACTCAAGTAAATTGACCGGAGAGAAGAGAAACCTTGGACTTCTAGTGGCTAGAGGAACTTCCGtaagtttatatttataa
- a CDS encoding zinc finger protein, putative, producing the protein MTSYECDICSSVFNDSSNMRRHRLLTHSNEKKYKCNDCNALFTRSDHLKRHQQSHNRKVERLVCGFDGCKKFFSDSSKLQTHREIHRKKLDEDMIIIKGFTVSKIQNNGYSHLVCPFEHCDRKFSSYSGINKHIKIHLDPELRIELKNKSKVYSCENCYKTFDKKKRLLSHVEKTHNSNEKAESNETKLINDRTFYVCPHDGCRKIYTTVSFYLSNKYIQRSNLKMHILRIHEDKVVFKCDDCHKSFKWKKSLKLHKCNRD; encoded by the exons ATGACATCCTATGAGTGTGACATATGCTCATCAGTCTTCAATGACTCGAGCAATATGCGAAGGCACAGACTCTTGACCCATTCAAACGAG aaaaaatataaatgtaatgATTGCAATGCCCTTTTTACCAGATCTGATCACTTGAAACGGCACCAACAGAGTCATAATAGAAAGGTTGAAAGGCTGGTTTGTGGATTTGATGGGTGTAAGAAATTCTTTTCTGATTCTTCCAAACTTCAAACACATCGGGAAATTCATAGAAAGAAGCTAGATGAAG AtatgataattattaagGGTTTCACAGTTTCgaaaatacaaaataacGGTTACTCTCATTTGGTTTGTCCTTTTGAGCATTGCGATAGGAAGTTTAGCTCATATTCCGGGATTAATAAAcatataaaaattcatctag ATCCTGAACTCAGGATTGAATTGAAAAACAAATCAAAAGTTTACTCTTGCGAAAACTGCTACAAA ACTTTTGATAAGAAAAAGAGACTTCTTTCTCACGTTGAg AAAACCCACAATTCAAATGAAAAGGCAGAATCGAACGAAACCAAACTAATAAACGACAGGACCTTTTATGTTTGTCCTCACGATGGCTGTAGAAAGATATACACAACAGTTAGTTTTTATTTAAGTAACAAGTATATTCAGAGGAGCAATTTAAAAATGCACATTCTAAGGATTCACGAAGATAAAGTTGTTTTTAAATGCGATGATTGTCATAAATCCTTCAAATGGAAGAAATCCTTAAAGTTACACAAGTGCAATAGAGACTAG
- a CDS encoding wd40-repeat protein, putative yields MEIDHLLCINGHKERIWSVSWSPSEDLFATSSSDCKVKIWRFYKSTKKPRINRCILNYPGCGSEYSYELEFEISNFFKKTVRSVKFSKDGNYLICASFDGTSTIWSKKIHDKSKTTKSKNTEWKCLVTLEGHENEVKCASFDSSGNYVATCGRDKTIWIYEKSHDKTPNDCEDLNKLHLTGKLDYFCSAILTGHTHDVKYVCWNPVALILASASYDSTIRIWTIATGDWSCIQTLNLHTNTVWCLSFNSNGTKLTSCSSDKSLFVYKSKIIECFSKFGKIAKPRLNRFTIFNTCFPVPNIKKESESNSYGPVFADDWEVCKAYEELHSRPIYTVDFGDYIVTGGGDNKIKIINLEDDFSNIHEISAHTSDVNAVSWKPNDSSKILVSVGDDEYIRIWKEMSGLLNRILFPGIVPLIQSKVLSLPLPEKLKSILAHPAGPFTIHFYAPSFKWSISLANISDINRPTHLISLPQQLGKEYVYSKIIFNLAVTATGLIWSRYSYVIIPRNYNLLSVNLAMSLTGLYQISRIARDKYLAPQKN; encoded by the exons ATGGAAATTGATCATTTGTTATGCATAAATGGGCATAAAGAAAGAATCTGGTCAGTTTCTTGGAGCCCATCGGAAGATTTATTTGCTACTTCTAGCTCAGATTgtaaagttaaaatttggAGATTTTATAAAAGTACAAAAAAACCCAGAATCAATAgatgtatattaaattatccCGGATGTGGTAGTGAATACAGCTACGAACTCGaa tttgaaatttcaaatttctttaaaaaaACTGTTAGAAGCGTGAAGTTTAGCAAAGATGGAAACTATTTGATCTGCGCATCTTTTGATGGAACTTCAACTATTTGGTCAAAAAAAATACACGATAAAAGCAAAACTACTAAATCTAAAAACACTGAATGGAAATGCTTGGTTACATTAGAAGGTCACGAAAATGAG gttAAATGCGCATCCTTTGACTCAAGTGGAAATTACGTAGCCACTTGCGGAAGAGATAAGACCATTTGGATATATGAAAAATCCCACGATAAAACGCCAAATGATTGTgaagatttaaataaacttCATTTGACGGGAAAGTTGGACTATTTCTGTTCAGCTATTCTGACTGGACATACTCACG ACGTTAAATATGTGTGTTGGAACCCAGTGGCTCTGATTTTGGCAAGCGCATCATATGATTCAACAATTAGAATATGGACTATCGCAACCGGGGATTG GTCATGCATCCAAACGCTAAATCTACACACGAACACAGTTTGGTGCTTATCTTTCAACTCTAATGGCACAAAATTAACCTCTTGTTCATCAGATAAATCACTTTTTGTTTATAAGA gtaaaataattgaatgTTTTTCAAAATTCGGTAAAATCGCAAAACCACGACTCAATAGGTTCACCATTTTTAACACTTGCTTCCCAGTCCCAAATATCAAAAAAGAAAGTGAAAGTAATAGTTATGGACCAGTATTTGCAG ACGACTGGGAAGTTTGTAAAGCCTATGAAGAGTTACACTCAAGACCAATTTACACAGTTGATTTTGGGGATTATATCGTAACT GGTGGAGGGGATAATAAGATCAAGATCATAAATCTTGAAGATGATTTTTCAAACATTCATGAG ATATCGGCTCACACTTCGGATGTAAATGCAGTTTCATGGAAGCCTAACGATAGtagtaaaatattagtGTCTGTTGGAGACGACGAGTATATTAGAATATGGAAA GAAATGAGCGGTTTGTTGAACAGAATTTTGTTTCCAGGAATTGTTCCACTCATTCAATCCAAGGTTTTATCACTTCCATTACCAGAGAAACTTAAATCAATATTAG CCCACCCGGCCGGACCCTTTACCATTCACTTCTATGCTCCATCATTTAAATGGTCAATCTCCCTGGCAAACATATCCGATATAAATAGGCCTACTCATCTTATCTCACTTCCTCAACAACTGGGTAAGGAATATGTGTatagtaaaattatctttaatTTAGCTGTTACCGCAACCGGCTTGATATGGTCAAGATATAGCTACGTTATAATTCCAAGAAactacaatttattatcag taaatttagCAATGTCACTAACTGGCCTTTACCAGATTTCTAGAATTGCTCGAGATAAATACCTTGCTCCCCAgaagaattaa